A window of the Agromyces mariniharenae genome harbors these coding sequences:
- the murD gene encoding UDP-N-acetylmuramoyl-L-alanine--D-glutamate ligase, which produces MTDSDTAGVAARLETLTSWNADWRGLRVAVLGLGVTGFAVADTLTELGAEVLVLAPAVDDDRARILEVIGARLVRHPLDAVPDELVAFAPELVVASPGFHPDHPVLDWASANAVAVWGDIELAWRVRDKVNAAEWILVTGTNGKTTTVQLTATFLAANGLRAAPCGNIGVPVLDAVRDPGGFDVLVVELSSYQLHHLPKTGPGALHPWASVCLNIADDHLDWHGSAEAYRAAKATVYENTKVACVYNRADEATMHMVEEADVEEGARAIGFGLDVPGPSDFGVVEGILCDRAFLEERRTAALEIVTVGELEPRGLSAPHVVQNILAASALARSYGVPVGVIHDALGEFRLDAHRIETVAVAGGIRWIDDSKATNPHAAEASLRAFGRVVWIVGGLLKGVDADALVAAHASRLRAAIVIGVDRAALVAAFRRHAPELPLFEVATDDTETVMPEAVALAAAVAEDGDTVLLAPAAASMDQFADYADRGRRFHEAVRARLGGEADGDSAPHDPTSEG; this is translated from the coding sequence TTGACCGACTCGGATACCGCGGGCGTCGCCGCCCGGCTCGAGACCCTCACGAGTTGGAACGCCGACTGGCGGGGCCTGCGCGTCGCCGTGCTCGGGCTCGGCGTCACCGGGTTCGCGGTAGCGGACACGCTGACCGAGCTCGGCGCAGAGGTGCTGGTGCTCGCGCCCGCCGTCGACGACGACCGCGCCCGGATCCTCGAGGTCATCGGGGCGCGGCTCGTGCGGCATCCCCTCGACGCGGTGCCCGACGAGCTGGTCGCGTTCGCGCCCGAGCTCGTCGTCGCATCGCCCGGCTTCCACCCCGACCACCCCGTGCTCGACTGGGCGTCGGCGAACGCCGTCGCGGTGTGGGGCGACATCGAGCTCGCCTGGCGCGTGCGCGACAAGGTGAACGCCGCCGAGTGGATCCTCGTGACCGGCACGAACGGCAAGACCACGACCGTGCAGCTCACCGCGACCTTCCTCGCGGCCAACGGCCTCCGCGCGGCGCCGTGCGGCAACATCGGCGTGCCCGTGCTCGACGCCGTGCGCGACCCGGGCGGGTTCGACGTGCTCGTCGTCGAGCTGTCGAGCTACCAGCTCCACCACCTCCCGAAGACCGGGCCAGGGGCGCTGCATCCGTGGGCGAGCGTGTGCCTCAACATCGCCGACGACCACCTCGACTGGCACGGGTCGGCCGAGGCGTACCGGGCGGCGAAGGCCACGGTCTACGAGAACACGAAGGTCGCGTGCGTCTACAACCGCGCCGACGAGGCGACCATGCACATGGTCGAGGAGGCCGACGTCGAGGAGGGCGCCCGCGCCATCGGGTTCGGCCTCGACGTGCCGGGGCCCAGCGACTTCGGCGTCGTCGAGGGCATCCTCTGCGACCGCGCGTTCCTCGAGGAGCGGCGCACCGCCGCGCTCGAGATCGTCACCGTCGGCGAGCTCGAGCCGCGCGGGCTCTCGGCGCCGCACGTCGTGCAGAACATCCTCGCCGCGTCCGCGCTCGCGCGCTCCTACGGCGTGCCCGTGGGCGTCATCCACGACGCGCTCGGCGAGTTCCGGCTCGACGCGCACCGCATCGAGACGGTCGCGGTGGCCGGCGGCATCCGCTGGATCGACGACTCGAAGGCCACCAACCCGCACGCGGCCGAGGCGTCGCTGCGCGCGTTCGGCCGCGTCGTCTGGATCGTGGGCGGCCTGCTGAAGGGCGTCGACGCGGACGCGCTCGTCGCCGCGCACGCGAGCCGCCTTCGCGCCGCGATCGTGATCGGCGTCGACCGGGCCGCGCTCGTCGCGGCGTTCCGGCGACACGCGCCCGAGCTGCCCCTCTTCGAGGTGGCCACCGACGACACTGAGACGGTGATGCCCGAGGCGGTCGCGCTGGCCGCCGCCGTGGCGGAAGACGGGGACACCGTGCTCCTCGCCCCCGCCGCGGCGTCCATGGATCAGTTCGCCGACTACGCCGACCGAGGCCGGCGATTCCACGAGGCGGTCAGGGCGAGGCTGGGAGGTGAGGCGGATGGCGACTCCGCCCCGCACGACCCGACCTCCGAAGGCTGA
- the mraY gene encoding phospho-N-acetylmuramoyl-pentapeptide-transferase — MRALLTAGALSLAFTLFLTPLFIRLFTRIGWGQFIRDDGPKSHHVKRGTPTMGGIIFILGSLFGYFGATFLVSGEPPTASAMLILLMMVGLGIVGFIDDFLKTRKKQSLGLGGWAKILGQVVVATAFALLALQFPNEHAVTPANTSISFIRDLPLDFMVFGTIVGVILYVIWICLLTVAASNGVNVTDGLDGLAGGASILAIGSFVIIGFWQFNQSCFSENLNPSDAYRCYEVRDPLDIAIVATAIVGGLIGFLWWNTNPAHIYMGDTGSLALGGALAALAIVSHTELLLLLIGGLFVIETGSVIVQRAYFKLSGGKRVFLMSPIHHHFELKGWAEVTIVVRFWIIAGLFVAAGVGSFYFEWLQS; from the coding sequence ATGAGAGCACTGCTGACCGCCGGGGCGTTGTCGCTCGCCTTCACGCTGTTCCTCACGCCGCTGTTCATCCGGCTATTCACGCGCATCGGGTGGGGCCAGTTCATCCGCGACGACGGGCCGAAGAGCCACCACGTCAAGCGCGGCACGCCCACGATGGGCGGCATCATCTTCATCCTGGGCAGCCTGTTCGGGTACTTCGGCGCGACGTTCCTCGTGAGCGGCGAGCCGCCGACCGCGTCGGCGATGCTCATCCTGCTGATGATGGTCGGACTCGGCATCGTCGGGTTCATCGACGACTTCCTGAAGACGCGGAAGAAGCAGAGCCTCGGCCTGGGCGGCTGGGCGAAGATCCTCGGCCAGGTCGTGGTGGCCACGGCGTTCGCGCTGCTCGCGCTGCAGTTCCCGAACGAGCACGCGGTCACGCCGGCGAACACGAGCATCTCGTTCATCCGCGACCTGCCGCTCGACTTCATGGTGTTCGGCACGATCGTCGGCGTGATCCTCTACGTGATCTGGATCTGCCTCCTCACGGTCGCCGCGTCGAACGGCGTGAACGTCACCGACGGCCTCGACGGCCTGGCGGGCGGCGCGTCGATCCTCGCCATCGGCTCGTTCGTCATCATCGGCTTCTGGCAGTTCAACCAGTCGTGCTTCAGCGAGAACCTCAACCCGAGCGACGCGTACCGCTGCTACGAGGTACGCGATCCGCTCGACATCGCGATCGTGGCCACCGCGATCGTCGGCGGCCTCATCGGCTTCCTCTGGTGGAACACCAACCCGGCGCACATCTACATGGGCGACACCGGCTCGCTCGCGCTCGGCGGCGCCCTGGCGGCGCTCGCGATCGTGAGCCACACCGAGCTGCTCCTGCTCCTCATCGGCGGCCTGTTCGTCATCGAGACCGGTTCGGTCATCGTGCAGCGCGCGTACTTCAAGCTCTCGGGTGGCAAGCGCGTGTTCCTCATGAGTCCCATCCACCATCACTTCGAGCTCAAGGGCTGGGCCGAGGTCACGATCGTCGTGCGGTTCTGGATCATCGCCGGCCTGTTCGTGGCGGCCGGCGTCGGCAGCTTCTACTTCGAATGGCTGCAGAGTTGA